Genomic DNA from Hordeum vulgare subsp. vulgare chromosome 2H, MorexV3_pseudomolecules_assembly, whole genome shotgun sequence:
ATGATCACAACCGGTGACAGCTAATTGTCTACCACCAAGAATTAGCCTCACAAGAATAAGCTACATCATTCGAGTTCCGTACAGAAGCAAGGACAGTGCAGTCCAGTTGGAAGCACAGGAAATATGGATCTTCGCTGAGTTAACCCCAGATCACCACAAATTTGCATCTAATCGAAGTCCCGGATACAGATCAGACAATCAGGTGAGCGCAACAATACAAGAGAAGCGCAAATCTTAGGGTAGAAAGTAAAGACATGAACCTTTCCGGTGCTCTCGTAATAGTCGTTCAGCGCCCACTGGTATTTGGATTGATCGAGCCCGAACCAATTCGAAATGTACTCATCCAAGCTTGCGTGCGCTACATGGAGTGGAAAAACACACAGATCAAAACCACATACCAAAAGAATATTACAAATTTAACACACCAGACTCTCTCCCGGGTCACCTTCTTGCACGCGCAAAACCGCGTCCCAGAAGAAGCCAAACGCCGATCCATCCGTCCTAGCCTCTGCCTTCTCGAACTGCGGCGGAGGCACCTGCACTGGCGAGGCCTGGAACAGCTTGGCCGGCGGCAGTGGCGGGGAGACCGTCTTGACCGGCGGAGGCGGCGAGACCGTCTTGGGCGGCGGAGGCGATGTGGCTGTATGCTCTGGCGGCGGGGACGCGGGAGACGCCATCGAACGAGGAGTGGAATTAGGGGTGGAAAACTCAGATCGTGGCGACTCGGCCGAACGAGAGGTCGGGGTATCCACCGGCGGCGGCGTGGCCGGGGGCGTGATGAAGACAGTGAGGTTTCCCGCCTTGCTGATTACAGGCGGCGGTGTGGACGCCATCGTCGAACAAAGGGAAGCGGAGGTGCGGGCTGGCGTTGGAGCTAGGGTAAACGAGCGCTCGTGGGAGAGTGAGCCGAGTGCGCCATTGGGGGAAAGGGGGCGAAGCTTTTGTTAAGCCTTTTTCCACATTTATCTTTCTCTGCGTGTAAAAGAATAGGAAAATGCTTTTTGACTACACCAAACCtggcctaagagcatctctagcagaccacaCAAAAGAGCCGATTTTGCGGTCGTACACGAAAGATCAGACCTCGTATATAAAACTGTaaattttgaagaagaagaaagtgTTCGCGGGAAGCAATTACTACATCATTCATCAAACTAAAGCATGGTTATTGCAAAAACTACATCAATTCTTCATTAAACTACATAAGTTATTCATACTACTAATAGGTAAGGGGGATCTACGGGCCGTGCAGTGTACCCGAGCCAATGCTGACAAAAATGACGGGTGCGACGGCTACAACGCGATGAAGGAGCCGGAGGAGCTTACTCCTCATTGGAGTCGAGGTCAATCCAGATCTTGTCCTCCTCGACCTTCAGGACGTGCAGGTCCGCCTCCTTGGACGCGCTCGCCTGCGACGCCGTGACCCCTTGCTCGAGGAAGATCTACTCGATCTCGAGCTCGCGGCGGTTGCGTGTGGCATCCTCTGCCGCCTCCCTCACCTAGCGCTCCATGATGGCGCCCATGAGGTGATCCTCCTGCCCCGGGGGGAAGTAATCATCGGGGCCGATGACCCCTCCACGCAGCTCGCCAGCGTCGTGCTCGAGCTTGACGGCGAGCGGCCCGAGCTCCTTCGCCCTTCTCTTCACCGAAGTGATGGTCCGCGAAGACGAGGCACCCGCGGACGAACTCGTAGTAGCAGAGGAGTTGGAGGAGCCGATGCGTCGAGACGCGAGCTCGTGCTCGTACTTCTCAAGATCGTGGCGTTCGAAAGCCGGAGGCCATACTTCAGCCACCTCCATGATCCCCGCTTGCGTGCGGCGTCGGAGACGCGGCGGCGACGGCGCTCGGCGTCATCCCCTCCATTTTCGTGGCCGTCTATGGTCGGGACAGCCCGCTGGTGGTTTTTTTGTCTCGCCGGCGGCGAGAAATTAGGGCGGAGTGGGAGTTGAATCGTGACGGAGCTGCGACGGAGGAGGATAGGGTTTGACCCGTAAACACGTTGTAAAACCGTATATATGTCGGCTCGAGGGGTCTTTTGCGGACCGCGGTAAAAAATTACGGTCCGGATGCGTGATACGGGGTCTGTTCTGGACACTAAATCGGGCGAACCCGTATACTCGCCGAAATTTTGCGGGTTCGTTCCTTTTACGGGATCTGCTAGAGATGATCTAATGGGCCGGTCCTATCATGCCAATCCGATGGCCCGCGTGCATGGCCTGGGCATGAGTGCGAGCACGTCACCGCCCATTTAGTTTAGTTTAGACTAAAATGATAAAAtaatgatcaaagatggttaaggtttcctaatcaTAAGTCTGTGCAAAGGCGACGGCGGCTCGGCATGTGTTCTGATTGGCAACGGGACTTGCTGAGGCGACATAACTAGGGTTTCGGCCATCACCGCCGACGGCGGTGGCAAATAAGTTCGGCACCAGTTCACACGTGTGTGGGTCCGTCTCTCCTACGTTGGTTGATCTCTCCTGCATGGATTGATTGCACGACATGAGGGCTTCAGGCACTacctgtcgtggtaacgattccgacaatagaaaggggatAGGATAAAGGAGCATGGTCTATCGAGATGCAAATGGGTGACGCGGTGATTTTAGCGAGTTTGGGCCTCTCgcggtggagataacaacccaacaaccctacgtctcatgaTCCGGAGAGGCTTTGCATATCTGTCATGAACACGGAGTTACATGGtgtattagagagagagagaggaggggagaaCGGATCTCCAAGCTAAGTCCTAAAACTAGAGAGAGCCCAGCCCCGAGCTATgcggagggggtggcttatatagagtgcacaacCCCTCacatcttatgttacaagatggggcattgatgccataatgtcacctCACTATAGAACCTTCGCTATGCTTCGACTGCCTTGTCAACTGTTGGTCTTCGCAtccccgagtgagtcatacggccgagtggttgactgtcatccgagtggatggaatgtacttgtacgagtggatagtatgtatgtatttgtctgGAGCCACCTCATGTGTGGACCCCatgctattatggtatttcgacccTTCATGGGCCTACCCATTTTGTGTATCCCCAACAGTAGCTCGTGAGACTCTtactgactgctggtagtcggttggagtctGTAGAGTCTAttgaacttgaatgttgttgttggacatgaccaagcagaatgtttcttttttgtatttctcttccagtggaggcacgctcagtgcacccactcggtgtagtccctgatcctttgtcggactagatgagtctggcagagggttgatgacccacaagtgtaggggatctatcgtagtcctttcgataagtaagagtgttgaacccaacgaggaggagaaggaactgacaagtggttttcagcaaggtattctctgcaggtactgaaattatcggtaacagatagttgtgtgatgagatacttcgtagcaagtaacaaaagtaacaaaggtgcagcaagatggcccaatcccttttgtagcaagggacaagcctggacaaactctataggaggtaaagcgcttccgaggacacatgggaatttctatcaagctagttttcatcatgttcatatgattcacgttcgctactttgatagtttgatatgtgggtggaccggtgcttgggtgctgcccttacttggacaaacatcccacttatgattaacccctctcgcaagcatctgcaactacgaaagaagaattaagacaaagtctaaccatagcattaaactagtggatccaaatcagccccttacgaagcaacgcatgaactagggtttaagcttttgtcactctagcaacccatcatctacttattacttcccaatgccttcctctaggcccaaataatggtgaagtgttatgtagtcgatgttcacataacaccactagaggaaaaacaacatacaatgcatcaaaatatcgaacgaataccaaattcacatgactacttatagcaagacttatcccatgtcctcaggaacaaaagtgactactcacaaagcataattatgttcatgaccagagaggtatttaatagcattgaggatctgaacatatgatcttctaccgagtaatccaactagcatcaactacaaagagtaattaacactactagcaaccttacaagtaccaatcagagtcgcgagacggagattggttacaagagatgaactagggtttggagatgagatggtgctaatgaagatgttgatggtgatgaggcccctccggtgagaggagtgttggtgatgacgatggcgacgattcccccctccgggagggaagtttccccgacaggacggccctgccggagctctagattggttctgctcaagttccgcctcgtggcggcggcgattcgtcccgaaagcctcctcttgattttttttctggaacgaaaccctccttatagcaaaagatgggagctagagaggcaacagggggcccacaagccacccaggcgcgacgaggggggtaggtcacgcctggcaggcttgtggcctcgtggtggctcccctccggtacttcttcctcccagtattttttataaaatccagaataattcctcgttgattttcacggcttttggagttgcgcagaataggtatctcaaatttgctcctttttcagaccagaattccagctgccagcattctccctcttaatgtgaaccttataaaataagagagaaaaggcacaagtattataccgtgaagtgtaataacaacccataaagcgataaatatcaacataaaagcatgatgcaaaatggacgtatcaactcccccaagcttagacctcgcttgtcctcaagcggaagccgagatcaataaataggcccacatgtttagagatagaggtgtcgataaaacaagatacggacatgcatgcatcatgatcatgtttAGAACAGCAAAAGCGCCATATAATATCTTAtgataaagtgacaattccttctcaaagtaaagtatggatcaagaaccttactgagaattaacaaccaatagcctttaatcattgaagcaattgcaatttatcataacgttggaaagagtcaaataagagcttgtaaagcaaatccacatactcaatcatcctttcgtcttctacaattgctaaaactcacgtggaactcatgagatcaaagtttcagttggacacagagaaatataggggcttatagtttcgcctcccaactacttacctcaagggtaatgtcaacaataataattcatggatacgtacttccaagttgacatatgaatatagatctttccctagcacacgacgttagccaagataaaggtgaaataaggaattattgtcgatcaccatgactcttttaaggacaaaaagtaaaggtacaagataggcccttcgcagagggaagcataggttgtcatgcgcttttgaggtttggatgtgtgacctcttagtgtgaaggaacgtcattttatattgcctcctatgataaagaactttattatgcagtctgtcgcttttatgtcttcctcatcacaggttcgtacaaagcttattttccacacaccaatagatcatacataattagggcgaaaaaaatatttattgcttgcaccgatgacaacttacttgagggatcttcttcaatccataggtaggtatggtggactcttgtggcaaaactgggttgaaggtttatggatgcacaagtagtatctctacttagtgcgaaagttttggctgatatgaggtgggagcaatcgtcatatgctaagggatctctagtcatataacattgttcggaaccaagcaaacataattcattatgttgtcttccttgtccaacatctacttctaagcatgtaatagtttaatgagtgttcacaatcatagacggtgtcaaagatgatatatttatatgtgaacctctccttctttattgcttcctattaattgcaacagtgaccaaggtctacggttgtccacccacaacaagtttcaatcaacattctttttatatgtgaagccatcacttcccataagatcattacatgatctttcatgcttttgttcttttattattctttttctttagatcatggcatgaagcaaggcccttaactaaaacactctttattatatgactcacgagctcgaatacattgggggtaacacaaagcaaaactcaagcctagatcactaagaactttattctactagaaaaaggtaaaaccaaaaaggatcgaactaagaaaaagggtaaaggcaaaagatgtgatggtgatacgataccggtgcaactcccccaagcttggcacaagccaaggggattgcacatacccgtacttaattgtcttccttcgaaggtgatggtggtggagttgttgcagagttcttgaacttgtttaatttcctcttgagcacaaaattctgctccttcagatcgttaatttcccCTTCaaacctcaacaccctttggcataattctttcttactctcctacaaaagacgagaaggggtaaacaaaatcttaggcttcttccttgagtcagggaggcttgacttcttaaactccacatgtgtgtttccACATTGGGGTAGAGGAGACTCctgttcatcggaacttgttccttccttccccttgggatcataatcttcttcctcatcagtggtccaaccataatcatccaagtccccatagaccttggggtcagcaaggtaatcggccacatagctctccccctctgaatcttgagaagacatattgctctaaatctgcgacagaaacatgctcgaaatgaaaaagaggatatttgcgtaatacgagggtcagacctttcgggagaatatataatgaatttttcccgaccaaaaggagtactccgcaagaaaacgaagtccgggaggcacacgaggtgcccacaagccacccaggcgcggccacggagggtaggccgcgcctggcaggcttgtcgcctcctcgtgcgcttttcggactactttaattttttctatttttctaaatattccaaaacggagaaaaatttctactggaaaagttttggagtcggtttacttaccgaatcacatacctcttcgtttttggagtctgaaacaggctgataaatatcccttatgtactcctccggagctatggtattaataatattgctttcaacatttatgggagtatctgagatataatgcttgattctttgcccatttacaactctcggaaaattaccttccgtgttgttgatcttgatggcaccggaatgatacacttcctcaacaatgtaaggattagagagaagcttgcctacaaaaaatcttaaacgagaattgtatagcaagacataatcacctacattgaactcacgtttttgtatccttttatcatgccacctcttaactttttctttaaacaacttggcattttcatatgcctgagttctccattcatcaagtgagctaatatcaaataacctcttctcaccagcaagtttgaaatcaaagttgagttctttgattgcccataagccttatgctctagctcaagaggtaaatgacatgctttaccgtaaaccattttgtacggagacatgcccatgggattcttataagcagttatataagcccactatgcatcatcaagcttcttagaccaattctttctagacctattgacagtcttttcagaattagtttaatttctctattacttagctctacttgaccactggactgaggatgatagggagatgcaattatatggttgacatcatacttagcaagcgttttacgcaaagcaccatgaataaaatgtgaaccaccatcagtcattagatatctagggactccaaatctagggaaaataacttctttaagcatcctaatagaggtgttatgatcaacactactagttgggatagcttctacccacttagtaacgtaatcaacaacaactaggatatgagtatacccgttggactttggaaaaggtcccatataatcaaaaccccaaacatcaaatggttcaatgacaagtgaataattcataggcatttcctgacgtttactgatattacctattctttgacattcatcacaagacaagacaaacttacgggcatccttgaagagggtaggccaatagaaactggattgcaataccttgtgtgcagttctatctcccgcatggtgtcctccgtaagcctcggagcgacacttctgtaggatctgtccatgttcatgctcaggtacacaacgtctaataacaccatctactccttctttataaaggtgaggatcattgatgacccacaagtataggggatcaatcgtagtcctttcgataagtaagagtgtcgaacccaacaaggagcagaaggctctgataaacggatttcagcagggtaatagcaagcactgaaagtagcggtaacaagtgattgtgtagcgaggtgaaacgtagcgagcaaagggtaacaagtaacaagtagtagcaacggtgcagcaagtggcccaatcccttttttagcaagggacaagcctgaacaaagtcttataggaggaaaaacgctcccgaggacacacgggaatttctgtcatgctagtttcatcatgttcatatgattcgcgttcgttactttgatagtttgatatgtgggtggaccggcctcttgggtactgcccttacttggacaagcatcccacttatgattaacctctctcgcaagcatccacaactacaaaagaagaattaagacaaagtctaaccatagcattaaactagtggatccaaatcagccactcACGAAGCGACGCATAAactgaggtttaagcttctgtgactctagcaacccatcatctacttactacttcccaatgccttcctttagaaccaaatatggtgaagtgttatgtagtcgacgttcacataacaccactagaggaaaaacaacatacaacatatcaaaataccgaacgaatatcaaattcacatgactattatcagcatgacttatcccatgtc
This window encodes:
- the LOC123426409 gene encoding pollen-specific leucine-rich repeat extensin-like protein 1, which encodes MASTPPPVISKAGNLTVFITPPATPPPVDTPTSRSAESPRSEFSTPNSTPRSMASPASPPPEHTATSPPPPKTVSPPPPVKTVSPPLPPAKLFQASPVQVPPPQFEKAEARTDGSAFGFFWDAVLRVQEAHASLDEYISNWFGLDQSKYQWALNDYYESTGKEMDSGKAAKTTELSGKMQKV